Within the Deinococcus peraridilitoris DSM 19664 genome, the region ATAGCAGTACGGTCATCACCGGGGATGCCTTCAGCTGCTCCGGCGGTGACAAGACCGCCTGCACCGCAGATGGGGACGCGATCCTCACGTACAACCGCAAGAGCATTGTTTTGAAATTCAACCACATGATGTCATCGTGCGATCTCTTGCCGCCTCACGAGTGCACGTCAGTCTACGCACAATGGATGGAAGCGGAGGATACCGACGCCATGTTCGCCGAAGCGAATGGTGTGACGCACATCGACGGCCAGGCAATGGTGCTGAAAAGGAAGGAGTTAGACTTCGGTCAATTCGCCATGCGTTCGCCGTGATAAACGGAGGCCACAACACCAGGGCTGACCCCGGGGTCAGCCCTGGTGTTCCATGTCAACTTCAGCCGACTATTTTGGGGTCTCCAGAAACCAGTCGCGTCTGGGACGCATCCCTGCGTTTCAGTTCCGCGGGCCTCGCCCAGGCTCTGGTCCAGGTCGGATCCCTCGATTCAGGCTACCTCAGCCTGCCGCCCGGCGAGCGGCCCGCAGTGTTCCGGCCTCTGGTCGAACACCGCCGGCATCACAGTGCTGCCGAACCGTCGTGCCATGTCAGCAAAACGCCGGGGTGGCATGAATGACGGCCATATCGTCACAGGTTTGACTCGACCTGAACTCCTCGTTCCGCCAGGGCATGCAGGAAGGAAGGCGCATTCGCGGGAGATACGAAGAATGGCGCTTTTCCGTGCCCGAACAGCAACACCCCCTGATTCGGGTTGCTCGTTACCGCCTGAACGCCCGTGACGCCGAGCGCGTCACCTCGCAAGCGAAAATGTCCGCTCAGGTAGCCCGGCAACCCCATCCCGAACGTCCGTGTGCCAAGCTGGCCCGCGGTCAGCCGAGCCTTCAGACCACGCAGGGGAATGCGTTGCACCCCCGACAAACACTGAATCATCAGGGCGTCCCGCGTGAGGGTGTACTTCAAACGCCGTGGAGCCAACCACAGGACGGCGGTGATGACGGCTGCCTCAACCAGATGCAGCAGGCTGAGGGTCACCTTTCCTGCGACCGGCAGGTCTGCCTTCGGAAGGAGCGCCACCAGCAGCAACAAAACAGGGACCAGCCAGACCAGCCATGAAAACACGGTGCTCACTGGACGTGCGACCGCAATTACTACTGGTTCAGAAAGTCCATCCTTGATTTCTTCAGAGGTATGAATCGAATTCACGGTCGGTGCCTCCTGCTTCTTGTGCACGTAGGATTGCCGTCAGCCCTGCCATCCGTACCGACGAGGAATATCAAGGGAAAGCCTGGGAGTCGCACGGACAACCTGACTCATCTCACTTCCATATACGCGCGGAACGCACTGGCGTTCCCATCTTCCCGCTCGGCACGACGCGCGGCTGCACGCGATGGCCTTGATCAGACACGAAACACCAGAATCAAACGTATGGACAGGACAGGCACCAAACTGAGGGCGCAGGGTGTCTGGCACGCGGAACAGGGCGACGGGCACCGAGGTGGGCTGCACGCGGGGAAACGTTCCGTGGTGCCGCACCCGCTCTTGAGGATCTTGCCTCAAATCCTCGGGTCCCGAGCAGGGTGAGTCATCAACGCCCACAAGCGCTGTCACGCTTGCGTGCCTTTGTGATGAAACCTGAACTCTGCTGCCAGGGTCTTCTCCTGTGCGTTGCGTATGTTGAGCATGGGAAGACGAAAGGAGCTTGACGATGTTTGAAGAACTCTTCGGAAACTCAGGCCGCAACGAGCGCTTCGCGCGCGCGCAAAACAACCACAACGACGTGGACCCGCATGAGGCTGCCGAGTACGTCGGTCAGTTCATGCAGCAGGCGCCGCCGGAAACGCAACAACAGGTCCTTCAGCAATACATTGCACAACTCGATCCCCGCCAGCGTCAGGCGCTCGCGCAAGCCATGATCCAGCACAACGGCACTCCAGTACAGAACGTCCGTGACGACGATGACGACGACATGATTCAAGCTTTTCAGCGTTCCGGTCAGTCCCTGACGGGCCAGCAGGGCAACCGTCCAGGGCAGGGGCTCGGGGAGCTCTTCGGTATGTTCGGCGGCATGATGGGTGGCGCGGGCGCTCAACAAGGCGGTTTCGGCCAGCAGCAAAGCCCGATGGGTGGCTTCGGCCAGCCACAACAAGGCGCTTCGGGCGGGTTGGGTCAGTTGCTGGAGAATCCCATGGCGCGCGCAGGATTGGTCAGTCTTGCGGCGATGATCGGCTCCAAGATGATGAACCGACGCTGAAACACCGTGTTGACGACGAGAAGCAAATCGCTGCCCCTCGTCTTCCTGGGTTCTCATACTCGCCGGACGGTCCGCCCGGCAAATCACCCGTGTGCTCCAGAACTGATTCGTCAAGGTCCGCGCAAGGTGAGTCATGGGTCTGGACTCCACTTGCTTTCTAGAATCGGCCGCATGGAGACTGAACAACTCAAAAAGCAGCTGCAACGCTGGAAACTCGGTGCGCTTCTCGCCCTTGCGTTTGCGGTCGGGCAGATGTCCGCGCAGTACTTCGGCGTGGCGAGTGCACAGCGCAGCGTCACCAAAGTGCAGCTGGACACCAGCAACTGCGACTTCGGCGTGTTGACCAGCAGCAGCCCGGAGCGTATTCCGGCAGGTTCGATGCTCGCGCAGGTGATCCGGCAAGGCGCGGTTCAGAACACCGCCTGGGTCTACAACACCTGCCGGTAACAGGTTTCCGATCACCACTGCGGCATCAAGGGCAGTCAGATTCCCTTGATGCCGCTCCCTTGCACTTTCCGCACGGCACCCGAAAGCTTCGCGTACGCCTGCCTTCGCGTCAGGGTGATGGTTTGGTCAGCAAAGCTGACCCGTGCTCGGCGTATGCGAAGGGCGGCCCCTGGGGTCCCCGCTCGCTAGACTGACGGTGATGCCGAGCTCCGCTGATGAACCTCACGGTGTTTGCCGGAGGCCCTGCTGGAAACAAGTGTGCCATTCGGGCCACATGACCCTGGATCAGGCGCGGCACTCCATACCCGAACATGCAGGAGCGGAGCCCGAACGTCCCGTGGCGCACCCTGCCTCCCCTTCACAACGCTGAGTCAGGGAAGGCGCGCACCGCCGGCCGCACTTCAGGGCAGCCATCCGTCGCTCCGTCAATGCGTCATAGAATGACGGCAATTCGCGTTACGCTACAGGCGTATGGCTGATATCCTTTTGTTCCATCACGCCCAAGGTCAAACCTCCGGTTTTCTCGCATTCGCCGATGAACTCCGGCAGGCCGGACACGTGGTCCATACGCCCGACCTCTACCATGGCCGAACTTTCGACACCCTCGAAGCCGGCATTGCCTTCGCGAAGGAACTCGGGTTTGACTGTATCGTTGCAAACGGCGTGCGCGCAGCGGACAATCTGCCTCCTGAGCTGATCTACGCTGGATTCTCGCTCGGGGTCATGCCCGCACAGAAACTGGCTCAGATGCGCCCAGGTGCGCGGGGAGCGCTGCTGTTCCATGCCTGTTTGCCAATCTCGGAATTCGGAGAGGCGTGGCCAAGAGACCTCCCAGCCCAAGTGCACGCGATGGAAGCCGACCCCTTTTTCGAGGAAGACCACGAGGCGGCCAAATCGCTCGTCGAGTCGACCGCTCAGGCGGAACTGTTCCTGTATCCGGGAAATCAGCACTTGTTCACGGACAGCAGCTTGCCCTCGTACGATGCAGGCGCCGCCTCACTCGTTATGCGACGTGTGGTGGCGTTCTTGAAACAGTGCTGAATACGAACTGCGCTTCGATGTCCGACCTCGAGCGCGCCAAGGTACGCGCCGACGCGATCACAGCGTGCAACAGCAAATCCTGAAGGTCACTCAGATGCAGAAGAAACATGGACAACCCGCGACATCCGTGTTTCTTCTGTCGGCCGTCGAGCCGTGCTTCCTGAAAGTCGCCTGTGACACACGTCCAACTGAACGTAACCGCTGGGCGTTCCGTCGCAAGTTCGACCCCGGCTGTCCGCAGCCGTCACGTAGTGCGGCTCACCTCCAGCCTTCTCCGCGACTGCCACACGAACAGAGTGAGGACACCCCACGCCGGTGAAGGCCAAAGATTGGTTTGTACCTCCGCGCGCGGCGCCTGGGGGAATCAGGTGCAGTTCGCGGCCGCACGAGCCCGGCAGGATACCGCCACCTGACGCAGGTCCGGGGCGGTTTCACGACTGCAGACCGGAACCAGAGGGGGACGTCCGCGAGGGCCAGAACATCCTCGCGGACGCCAAGTGTGCCCCATTTCAGCACGGCAGCGCTGAATACCAGCGCCCGTTCACGTCGGCTCCAGTGACCCATCACCATTTCCGACCCATGCCTTGTGCCATCACCCTGTCGGCACTGCCGAAAAACGGCAACACCGGTCATCCAAAGCGCTGCGCGTACACGCTGAGTTCCTGCGAAAGATCCTGCAGCTGCATGTTCATCGCCGCCTGGGTCGTACGTTTCACCAGATCAGCAGCGTCCAGCTCCCCGTTC harbors:
- a CDS encoding PH domain-containing protein translates to MSTVFSWLVWLVPVLLLLVALLPKADLPVAGKVTLSLLHLVEAAVITAVLWLAPRRLKYTLTRDALMIQCLSGVQRIPLRGLKARLTAGQLGTRTFGMGLPGYLSGHFRLRGDALGVTGVQAVTSNPNQGVLLFGHGKAPFFVSPANAPSFLHALAERGVQVESNL
- a CDS encoding dienelactone hydrolase family protein, with the protein product MADILLFHHAQGQTSGFLAFADELRQAGHVVHTPDLYHGRTFDTLEAGIAFAKELGFDCIVANGVRAADNLPPELIYAGFSLGVMPAQKLAQMRPGARGALLFHACLPISEFGEAWPRDLPAQVHAMEADPFFEEDHEAAKSLVESTAQAELFLYPGNQHLFTDSSLPSYDAGAASLVMRRVVAFLKQC